Sequence from the uncultured Flavobacterium sp. genome:
GAAATTCCATTAATTTTTTCAATTATTTTTGGAAAACAAATTTCTTCAGTTTTTCCTTCTACCCATAAAATGCTATCTGCTCCAAAAACATCTGAAAGTTTTGCACCAATTTCAGCAAGATAATTTTGCTGATTATTAGTTTCTTGTAGGTCTACGGTTTCTATTTTGCTTTCCGCATTCTTATATTTAACAATGTGAATTGTTTGCGGATTTGATGCAGCAATTGTTGCAGGCGAATGTGTAGAAATAATAAATTGATGTTGCGAATGTTCTTTTAAGATTTCAATGAGTTTTTTTGCTGCTCCAGGATGAAGAAAACTATTTGGTTCGTCAATAATAATCACTTTAGGGATATCCGAAGTTAAAATCACATACAATATTGCTAAAACTTGTCCTATGCCGGTTCCACATTCTGATAATGGAACAACTAAATCACTTCTTTCTAATTCAGGATTTTCGTTCCAAACCACTATTTCTACACGATTACTTTGGTCATTAAATGGTCTAATTGATATTTGATAAATTTGTGGAAATATTTTGCGAACATACGAATTGTATCTTTCGAATCGAATTTTATCTCCTTGAAGTATATTTAAAACTTCAGGTAGATTTGATGCATCTGAATTTAAAATATTATTAATTCCAAAATTTGATTTACCTATATTTAGTCTCTCGGCTTTAAAACAATAAAATCGAGCGATTAGCTTATTGACTATGTGAATAGAAAAGTCATTCTGACTTGAAGTTTCTAGAGTGAATTTTATTTGTTTAGATATGTCATGATGAAATGCATTTGAGAAATTGCTTTTGACAGTAGATTCAAGATGAAAAGCTGATGATTTAAGTTGACCATTTTCTATTACACATAGTATTTTATTAATATCATTGTCGAAATAAGAATCAAAAAAGCGATCATTATTTAAATCAAATAAATTTATATCTCCATTTTTTAATTGGTTCATAAAAAACTGACCTCCTGGAATATTATGGTTTAAGAAAAAAATTTTTATTTCTTTTTTTGAAACAGATAGTTCGATATTTAACGTAGATTTTTGTGAAAATGTTGATTGAATTGTTTGTATAGTTTTGCTGCTTTTATGAGGATTTCCTCTAAAATCTAAACTTAAAGCCTGAAGTAAGGCTGTTTTTCCAGCATTATTTTGTCCAGTAATTATATTTATACCAGCATTTAATTCGACATCATTTGTACTATAGAAGCTTTTGTAATTTTGAAGATTAAATTTTGTTATATACATAATGTTTGTTTGTTTTTAAGATTAAAAGTAATGATTTTTAAATGTCGGAAAGACGATCAATTCCACGAACTATACTATAGAAGAAAATATATTTGAGAAAATAATCTTGAATTCTGATATAAAAAAAACTCCAAGTAATTGGAGCTTTTTTATTTTTGATCTTTTATGTTTATTCGCTTTTTTCGAATACCACATTATCTCTTGTGTTTTTTTGTACTGAAATTGCACCAAAAAGTGCCAGCAAAAAGGCAAATGCATAAAAACCTTTTTCACTTGGCAGAATAGTCGCGTTCCAAAGTCCAACAACTAATAACACAATAGATAACAGCGTTCCGAACCAACAAATCCCATAGTAGATATCAGTTACAGGAAGTTTTTCAAGTCTGTCTCTTACACTTTTTTGCAATGAAACAACAGCAAATAATCCAAACATTAAAACTGTAAAATAATATCCCTTTTCGTTTAATAACATTTCGGCTCTTGCAAGTCCAACGATAAAACCTACTGTTCCAGCTCCAAGAGCTACCCAAGATGCCGCTATAAAGGCATTCGATGTTTTTTGTACCATATTCTTTAATTTAATAGTCATGTTTTGGTTAGCAACAAATATAATTAAATAAGATTCTGATTATAATAAAACGAAATAAATATTATTACGTATAATCTTCTAAAATGTTAAACAAAAAAAGCTCCATTTTCATGGAGCTTTTTTCGAATTTAAAGTAAGAATGTATTATTTCATTAATTGCTGTAAAGGTTTCAATTGGTCCATATTAATATTTGATTGTTTTAAAACGCTCATTAAGGTCATAATATTATTAGGATTCATATTTTTTCCTAAAACGCGAACCACTGCAAAACCATTTTCTTTTCTGTTAGCAAAAATCACAAATTCTTCGATATTATCGTCAGTGCCAACATAACTTACAGATGCACCGTCTTTACCAGAACCAACTGTCATTAATTGTTGATATTTAGGATCTTTCAGAATTGCTTTAACCTTAGTTCTTTCTGTTTCAAACTGCACTTGATTTTTATCATTTGCTTTGAAAGCCAGAATATTCATTTTGTCGAAAGAATTCAAAGCTTCACTTTGTTCTGCAGATAATTTTGTTTTATCTAAATTCAAAATGCTAGGCGAAACATCGAGCGCAATAAAATCTTTATTATCACTGTTTTGCACAAAATACTTCTGCAATGAAGGTTCAGAATTACAACTTACTAAAGTTAGCAATACTAAAAGAGCTGTAGTAAAAACGTTTGCTTTCATAATTATTATTTT
This genomic interval carries:
- a CDS encoding AAA family ATPase, yielding MYITKFNLQNYKSFYSTNDVELNAGINIITGQNNAGKTALLQALSLDFRGNPHKSSKTIQTIQSTFSQKSTLNIELSVSKKEIKIFFLNHNIPGGQFFMNQLKNGDINLFDLNNDRFFDSYFDNDINKILCVIENGQLKSSAFHLESTVKSNFSNAFHHDISKQIKFTLETSSQNDFSIHIVNKLIARFYCFKAERLNIGKSNFGINNILNSDASNLPEVLNILQGDKIRFERYNSYVRKIFPQIYQISIRPFNDQSNRVEIVVWNENPELERSDLVVPLSECGTGIGQVLAILYVILTSDIPKVIIIDEPNSFLHPGAAKKLIEILKEHSQHQFIISTHSPATIAASNPQTIHIVKYKNAESKIETVDLQETNNQQNYLAEIGAKLSDVFGADSILWVEGKTEEICFPKIIEKINGISLMGNVVLSVINTGDFNQKKNADLIFKTYEKLSTGKGLLPPAIGFFFDSEKLTKTEKEDLARKSKNSVVFTKRKMFENYLLNIDAIFDVLNAIPEISSLKITLGVINNWIEENKWEKKFINQSYISKGKNETNWLDNVDGAEFLKVLFSAITNNTVTFDKIKHSVLLCEWIIKNSFDDLKDIEETLSGFLKK
- the yiaA gene encoding inner membrane protein YiaA; this encodes MVQKTSNAFIAASWVALGAGTVGFIVGLARAEMLLNEKGYYFTVLMFGLFAVVSLQKSVRDRLEKLPVTDIYYGICWFGTLLSIVLLVVGLWNATILPSEKGFYAFAFLLALFGAISVQKNTRDNVVFEKSE
- a CDS encoding DUF4252 domain-containing protein, yielding MKANVFTTALLVLLTLVSCNSEPSLQKYFVQNSDNKDFIALDVSPSILNLDKTKLSAEQSEALNSFDKMNILAFKANDKNQVQFETERTKVKAILKDPKYQQLMTVGSGKDGASVSYVGTDDNIEEFVIFANRKENGFAVVRVLGKNMNPNNIMTLMSVLKQSNINMDQLKPLQQLMK